Below is a genomic region from Methanolobus sediminis.
AGACTGGATTCCACAGATAGAGAGAGCAACATCACAGAAAATCCCTGTGATAGTCACTTCCCAGTGTCTTAATGGCAGGATTTGTGACAGGGTATATGACACAGGCAGGGACATCTTAAAAGCCGGAGCAATTGAAGGCGAGGATATGCTTCCTGAGGTTGCACTTGTTAAGATGATGTGGACTCTTGGTCAGATACAGGATTATGATGATGCAGTTGATATCCTTAAACAGGATATCAGGTGCGAGATTAATGAGAGGAGCCTTGAGTGAGTAGCACTCAATGTTTTTCTGTAAGTTAAATCAGGCATTATAACCTTAGTTTAGTAATTTGGTAATTAGCTTTATAATGAATAAATTAGGTATTGAAGCAAATTAGTATTATAATATTATCAGTCAGATAAGGTGAATATTATGACATTAGCAAATCTCAGGACACACTATGCGTCACAGATCAAACCCGAGGAACTTGGTGACCAGAAGGTTACCGTAGCAGGATGGGTTCATGAGGTCCGTGACCTTGGTGGAATTTGTTTTGTTGTGCTCAGGGACCGTACAGGCAGATCCCAGATCACACTGGTTAAAAAGAAGACCGACCCAGAACTTCTGGAGCAGGCAAGGAAGCTTGTAAGGGAATCCGTAGTTTCAATTACAGGAAGCGTAAAGCCGGAAGGAAAGGCACCAAACGGTTACGAGCTTATTCCTGACGAAATTACACTTCTCAATGAGGCAGACTCACCTCTTCCAATGGACACAACCGGAAAGGTAGAAGCAGAACTTGACACCCGTCTTGATTCAAGATTTATTGACCTCAGACGTGAAAGAACAACATCCATTTTCAAGATAAGACACGAAGTCCTCAAGGCTGTCAGAGGCTACCTTACTGACAACGGTTTCATTGAGACCTCCAGTCCAAAAGTCGTAGCAACAGCAACAGAAGGTGGAACATCACTCTTCCCGATCACATACTTTGACAGGGAGGCTTTCCTTAACCAGAGTCCACAGCTCTTCAAGCAGATCCTCATGTCAGGTGGACTTGACAGGGTATTTGAGATTGGTCCTATTTTCAGGGCAGAGGAACACGACACCCGCAGACACCTCAACGAAGCAACATCCATTGATATCGAAGCAAGTTTCTGTGACCACTTCGATGTAATGGAAGTTCTTGAGAACATGGTTGCCTACATCTACGAGCAGGTAATTGCAAATGCATCTGATTCACTTGCAGTGCTCGGTGTTGAACTCCAGGTTCCACAGGTACCATTCAAGAGAGTAACCTATGACGAGGCAATCGAGATCGTCAATTCAACCACAGACGAGATGCTTAACTGGGGAGATGACCTTGGTACAGCTGCCGAACATGCTATCGGTGAGTATGTATTCAAGGAAACAGGGGAATCGCATTACTTTATCATCGACTGGCCAACAGAGATCAAGCCATTCTATGCGATGCCATATGAGGATAACCCGATTCTGTCAAAGGGATTCGATATGATGCACAGGACAATGGAACTATCATCCGGTGCACAGCGTATACACATCCCTGAACTTCTCATCGAGAGAATAGAGTCACAGGGTCTTGACCCTGAAGGATTCGAGTTCTATCTCAAGGCTTTCAGATACGGTATGCCACCACATGCAGGCTGGGGTATTGGTTGTGAAAGGCTTGTCATGACAATGCTGGGTGTTGAGAACATCCGTGATGTCGTACTCTTCCCAAGGGACAGGCGCAGACTTTCCCCATAATTCTTTTTCAGGGTTGATACTCATGAAAGAAAGAAATCCAACAGGAGAAAGTCCTGAGAAAAAAGCTGCAGGAATCGCAGCAGCAGACCTTGTGCAGGATGGCATGGTTGTCGGTCTTGGTACCGGCTCCACAACAGCCTACACAATAGCCGAGCTTGGAAGGCGTGTTGACGAAGGTCTTGATATCCTTGCAGTTGTAACATCATACCAGTCAGAGATGCTTGCTATTCAGGCAGGAATTACACTAACCTCACTTGCAGAACATCCAAACCTTGACCTTGCTATTGATGGTGCAGACCAGATAGATAAAGGTCTGAACGTCATCAAGGGCGGTGGTGCAGCACACACACGTGAGAAAGTTGTTTCACGTTCTGCAGAGCGTTTTGTTGTTGTAGCAGATGAATCAAAATACAGCGAGCAGCTCAATCACTACGTGCCTCTGGAAGTACTTCCGTATGCAAAGGAATACGTTTCACAGCAGGTATGCAGGATTGGTGGAAAACCAGAACTGCGTCTTGCAGCCAGAAAAGACGGTCCTGTAATTACAGACAATGGTAACTTCGTTATCGATGCGAGTTTAGGTGTAATTGAGAATCCTGTGGTAATAGCAGCTATTCTCTCACAGCTTGCCGGAGTTGTGGAACATGGTATCTTCACCAATGTGGATGAAGTCTACATCGGTAAGAAAGACGGTTCCGTAGAAATAATGGCCTGATCTTTTCGATCAGGTTCAATTTAATTATTTTAGTTAATATTTTGTTCACTTTCTGTCATCAAGCGGACAGGCACACATCTCGAACAATGCTTCTTCTCCAGTGTGTGATCCTCTTGCTATAAGGATGTCTCCGGCTTTTACGACAGTTCTCTTGTTAGGTCTGTAGACCCATCTCTCCTCTCTCTTGATGGCCATTACATGTACGCCGGTTTCGGTTTCCAGTTTCAGCTGGCCGAATGTCTTCTCAATTATGGGTGAGCATTCCTGAACTACAAGTTTTGTAATGACCTCATCAGATTCCCTTACAGCAATTGTAATGATCGGGTGCAGGTCTATATCCCTGAGAACCGTATCTGCAATTGTGTATGCTGCATCGGAAATTGCTTCTGCGGAGTTTGCAAGCTGAAGCAGGCCACGGAGAATATTTACATCAGGTACATGTTTTGCAGTTTCAAGTACCCAGTGCTGGAGTTCATGCTTCATGCTGTCCATTTCAGACTCAAGGGCTTTTACTTCGTGGGCAATGTCCTCATTGTTGAAAAGCAGGGCAGAATAGGCCAGACCTACTGAAAGCTCTCCCATGTTCTTCATTTCAACAATGATATCAACCGCTCTTTCAAGGTCAATCAGGAACCTCTCGTGTTCCATAGTCCTTGGTACGTATTTGCGGTTTGTCACAAGTTCAATAAAAAGCGGTACGCCCTCATCATGTCCTCTTGCAAAAAGAACATCATCCGGTCTTATACGGGTCGCATGGTTTGGATCGTATATCCACTCATCATTGCGGCGAATTGCGATGATCCACATTCCGGCCTCGGTATCAAGTTCAATATCTTCCAGATTCATACCTGCAAGTTTTGAATCTTCGCTCACTGTTGCTCTTGTGATGGTTTCCTCAGCTTCCCTCATTGCCAGTTTAAGCTCCATTGGAATGCCAATATCTCTTAGAACTATCTGGGCAATGTCGCCTGCTGAATTGGCAATGTTTTCAGATGCACGTGCAACCTGAAGCACACCTGACATCTCCTCTGCTTCCTCAACTCTTCTTGTGCTGAGCATGGCAGCTATCTTCATATGATAGTCAAGTGTATCCATCTTTTCTTCGAGGCGCATAACCTCCTCCGCAATATCCTCATCATCATAGACCATGGCTGAGTATGCCAGATCCACCATGAGTTCGGATGTATCCTTCATCTCTATCAGGAGGTCCTTGAGATTACGTGGAATATACCTAATTTCCTTGGGACTCATAAGTTTCTACCGTTCATTATATTCTTACTTTTTATTGGTTTTTATCTTTTTTGTATTTATATCAGGTTCAGGATGTGCATAGCCATGAAAATACCGCTGACTCCTATCAGATCACCAAGTGTGGCGATAAGTGGTATCACGGTATCATCAGGGTCAACTCCGAACCTATGAGATGCGAATGCGATGGCTATTGTGGCCGAGAAAACAACCAGCAGTTCAAATGTGCCGGCTAAAAGGCAGAGTGTCAGAAGTGTCAGGAATGCGATTCTCATATCAAATAACATTCCAGTTATCCATACTGTGATACTGACAAAAACGCATGCTGTCAGACCTACTATTAGAGCAGCGTAAACACTGTTCCTGACAACAGGGTTCCTGTGCAGGTGACTTCCAAGACCCATGTGGAAGGATGAGGAAAGTCTTGCTCCAAGCATACTGCCGGTGTCTCCTCCGATTTTGATAAGTGCCGGAATGAGCACCAGAATGATCGGCATTGATACGAGTTTGTCGATTTCGATGTTAAGTACCTGGCCTGAGAATATGCCTATGATGGATGTTACCAGAAGTATTGGGAATCCTCTTCCAACTATGCCTTTGACTGTGTAGTAGGTCATATCATAAGCACCACCTTTGCCGCCAAGAAGATCATTATCATGGATACTATATCCCCGATGGTGGCGATTGCAGGTGTTACTACATTGTCAGGGTCAAATCCGAAACGGAACATTCCCAGAGCAAGCAACACTGCGACTACTGAAAGAAGAAGTCCTGAAGAAACTCCTGCCAGGACTGCGATAAGTGTAAGGGTAATTGCACCTGCACTTTGCATTCCAAGTGCAATAGTTATGAAATGGCCGGCAATTCCGAGGATCGCCGACATGATAGTACTTAGGAGAAGAGATCCTGCTACGTTGTTGATGAGTTCAGGATTGCGGTCTATTTTAGTAATAAGACCCATGTGTATGGCACTTCCAAGACGTGATCCAAGAGTACATGAGATATTACCTCTCATTCCAAGTACTGCCGGTGTTATTACTATCAGTCCTGGGATTAGTGAAAGTTCGTTGCTCATTCCTGAAAGAATGAGTCCTGAGATCACTCCGCCTATTGTCGCCATGAGTTCGAATGGCAACGCCTCACGCACTATGGAGCGGACACTTCCGTAATCTCCTATGTATTCCTCGACGACCTCTATTTCGTATTCTTCGTCTTCATCACTTGTGTCGTAAGCCATTATAGTGGCCTATTTTACTTTGTTATTATTTATACGTATCAGGCATCTATGAGCTTATTCTCATAGTTTCTTCTTCTTCTATGGATAAGAATAAAACCGATGTTCTCCTTTCCTGAATCGAGGAAACCCCATGTTAAAACATATAGTTATGTGGAAATTGAAGGAAAACGCAGAAGGCAACAGCAAGGAAGAGAATGCAAAACTCATGAAGCAGAAGCTTGAGGCTCTTAAAGGTGTTGTACCTGAGATCGGCTTTATTGAAGTTGGAATAAATGCTGTACCATCACCTGCTGCTTATGATGTAACCCTGTACTCTGAGTTTAAGGATGAGGCTGCTCTTAAGACATATCAGGCACACCCTGAACATGTGAAGGTTGCTGAGTTTGTCGGTAAGATCAACGATAACAGGGTTGTTGTTGATTATCTGGTGTAATTCTATTCAATATAATTCCGGAATAATCGTGATTTGATTTTAATAAATTTAAGATTTTGATAAATCTGAAACCATATGGTTTGATTGAAATGAAAAGACCTGAGAAACAGATAATGGATGAGGATATGTTCCAGACGATCCTCAGTGAATCTATTGTCTGCAGGATTGGCATGTGTCAGGATAATGTCCCGTACGTTGTGCCAATGAATTTTGCATACCACGACAATGCTCTTTATCTGCATGCAGCTAGGGAAGGTAAGAAGCTTGATATGATGGCTGAGAATCCCTTTGTCTGTTTTGAGATGGAGTATAAGACCGAAGTCTCACCTGCTCCTACAAGCTGCGGCTGGAGTATGAAGTATTACAGCATAATCGGATGGGGAAATGCTTCCATGGTCACAGACCCTGAAGATAAAATAAAGGCTCTGAACCTGCTTATGGATAAGTATGCAGGAGAGACTAATGAGTCATATCCCGATCAAGTTCTCAATAAGGTTGCTATAATCAAGGTTGAGATTACTGAGATGACGGGCAAGTTCTCAGGTTATCCCAAACCATCCACTTGCGGCAGTGAAAATGACTGAGTTTGTCCTTTTGCTTTTAAAGGACACTTCACAATCCTGGAAGATTTTCATAATTTTGTCGGATTTTTCGGTGATATACACAGTTTTGCCCGGATTTTCGTCTCATCCATCAAAAAAGGTTATATACAACTAGTTACATTTAGGGGTTGCTCGAGGGCGAAAGCGCCACCGAACAACTTTATTCGCAAAACAATGGGCCCGTGGTCTAGCCGGTTATGACATCGCCTTTACACGGCGGGGGTCATGAGTTCGAATCTCATCGGGCCCACCACACTTATCTATTTCTCTTAAATCTTCTTTTCGTAGAGTTAATACGCTTTTCTTCTTATCATTGCGGTGCTGAGCAGAGCTTAGCACCTCGATCCGCACTCCAGAAGCGTCATCTGGGTTGCGAATGGCAGCAGGCCCACCACAATTCTTCTTTTCTAATGATATTGATTCTTGTAAGAGTGAGAGCTGTTATATTTTAAATTCCAATGAATTTACATCCCAATTTCCTCTTTTGGCACCGGCCTGATAGACACTATCCATGAAATCCAATATTGCCTGTTTTGGGTCGGATGATCTTCTTACATCATTATACATCAAAAGGGCCATGCCACCTCCTTCTGGAGACCAGAATGCTTTTTCCGGGCTAAGCGGTTCATCGGTAAGCCCTTCTGGTTCAGGGTACACGGAAGCATAGAATGCCGGTTCTCTGACATTCTCATCTCCTGCCCAGAAACCAAAGGCGATTAATTCATGTGAATAGGCTTCACGATTCACCATATTAGCTCCTTCCCACAAAGGGGCAGTTCTCCCTGAATAAAATATCAATGACAGATCCTTATGATGCCAGAAATATTGGACCGGCGAACATTTTCCCCGAAATGTTCCTCTATAGGTCTGGAAGATCGAGCTTATCTGTACAAGAATACGCCAATATGTGTTCATATATTTCTCATCATATGAAGAATGTTGGTCATCCGTTTCGAATGGTTCTGTGCTGAAAGGCGTATCATAGGGAACTGCCCGGATCTTAACAGTTATACCAAGTTCTGAAAGAGCTGAAAATACTTTATTATAGAATTGAGAGACAGAAAGCCCCATTAAAGGTATTATCCTCTCAGAATCTTTGCTTGTATTGATGATCAGCACATGGTCAATAAGATCGAATTCTATTTCGAATATCATATCCTCATAGGGAATAGGGCCTGTGGTAATTCCTCTTGTTGACACGTATAATGTAATATGCCACCAGTGATTCCTTTTAGGGTACAGTCCAAGCCTGATCTTCCCGATTATTTGGGAGAACAGGTGAAATGTGTTCATTGTATCTTCCCATTCTTCAATAGGGAGAGCGGGAAACTGCTCTTCTTGATTTGCATTGCTCATTATTATTACTCCCACAGGGTTCGTTAAAGATAAATTCTCAATAGTCCCAATGAAAGTATTAGAACAATGATATAAAAGTGATAGGACTAAAATAATATTTCAATTGTTCCAAATGGAATATATAGTAAAAATACCTAATTATTAGTGGGGAGCTTAATTATTTATTCTGCCGATGCAGGATTTTTGTTTTAACAGAGAGCTACTGAACTGTAAAGATTAACTAAGAGGGAGTAAAATGACAGTTGAAGATAATCTGGAATTGATGATAACACTGGACGATGCTTGGAATGCACAGGACTGGGAAACATTCAACAAACGCCATGCTGAAGACACAGCTGTTTACTGGCCAGGACAACCTGAGCCAACAAGGGGAAGGAAAGCACATAACGAAGAAGCCATAGAGTTCTACAAGACCTTTCCGGATAATCATGTTGAGAACAGACCGTATAAAACACTCTTTGGGCAAGGAGACTGGACATGTTCGGTTGCCATATTTTCCGGTACTATGAAAGGTCCCATGAAAGCCCCGGACGGAACTGAGATTCCACCTACAAACAAGAGCTTCAAAGTGGACTTTTGTACAGTTGCCCATTGGAAAGACGGGCAAATTGTCGAAGAGAAACTCTTTTATGACCTTATAAGCGTAATGAAACAAATTGGTCTGATGTAAGCTTTATTTTTAATCAAAATAGTATGTTATCTGTGCTTCTGCAGGTTCAGAGATAACGAACCTGTAATAGCAACAGTTTCACTCAATTTTATTGTAAACATTGATCTCGGTTTCATTTTCACAGAGATCTGCCATCAAAGGAACTATCTTCTTGAAATGTTCAGAATTAAAGTGCTTTTCCAGACATTTATTATCTTCCCATTCCTCGATCATTGTCAGGATTAGTGGATTCTCTGAATCCTGATAAAGACCATATTCAATGCAGCCTTCTTCTTTCAATGTCTCTTTGACCAATTCTTTGCTCAAATCGATATAGTCTTCTACCTTTTCAGGTTTAACATAATGTTTTGCAACTACTTTAATTGTCATGGAATCATCCTGGTACTAACAAGGTCCATTATTTTTGACCGTATGAATTGTTGTATATCTTCTCTATTGAACAAAGGATTAACGGACAAAAATCCTATAACTGTTGATGGAATTTTCCTGCATCATCTAGTTTAGACAATAAGTAAATTCGCCTGAAAGAAGTGATGTCTATAGGATACATATTTCTCAGAAATAGATAACAAGTGCTTTGACTTTAGTATATCATACCTCGTAAATACTTGTTTTAGCTTCCATATATGAATTGATGGCTATGTCCATCGTTCCATCAATGTTGATTATCTCCATGTCAAAGATCTTTGCAAATTCGGAAGCATTTCGATGAAAATTGTTATCTTTGTGGTTTTGATTGTTGATCTTAAAAAGAAGGCTGTACATCGGACTGCTGAGATATTTACTGACGTTTTGATAAGATACAGTTGATATGTAATCAGTTTCATTCATGCTGGATAACCACATCGGAGTTGCAT
It encodes:
- a CDS encoding Dabb family protein, whose amino-acid sequence is MLKHIVMWKLKENAEGNSKEENAKLMKQKLEALKGVVPEIGFIEVGINAVPSPAAYDVTLYSEFKDEAALKTYQAHPEHVKVAEFVGKINDNRVVVDYLV
- a CDS encoding ester cyclase; translation: MTVEDNLELMITLDDAWNAQDWETFNKRHAEDTAVYWPGQPEPTRGRKAHNEEAIEFYKTFPDNHVENRPYKTLFGQGDWTCSVAIFSGTMKGPMKAPDGTEIPPTNKSFKVDFCTVAHWKDGQIVEEKLFYDLISVMKQIGLM
- a CDS encoding potassium channel family protein, which codes for MSPKEIRYIPRNLKDLLIEMKDTSELMVDLAYSAMVYDDEDIAEEVMRLEEKMDTLDYHMKIAAMLSTRRVEEAEEMSGVLQVARASENIANSAGDIAQIVLRDIGIPMELKLAMREAEETITRATVSEDSKLAGMNLEDIELDTEAGMWIIAIRRNDEWIYDPNHATRIRPDDVLFARGHDEGVPLFIELVTNRKYVPRTMEHERFLIDLERAVDIIVEMKNMGELSVGLAYSALLFNNEDIAHEVKALESEMDSMKHELQHWVLETAKHVPDVNILRGLLQLANSAEAISDAAYTIADTVLRDIDLHPIITIAVRESDEVITKLVVQECSPIIEKTFGQLKLETETGVHVMAIKREERWVYRPNKRTVVKAGDILIARGSHTGEEALFEMCACPLDDRK
- the aspS gene encoding aspartate--tRNA(Asn) ligase; protein product: MTLANLRTHYASQIKPEELGDQKVTVAGWVHEVRDLGGICFVVLRDRTGRSQITLVKKKTDPELLEQARKLVRESVVSITGSVKPEGKAPNGYELIPDEITLLNEADSPLPMDTTGKVEAELDTRLDSRFIDLRRERTTSIFKIRHEVLKAVRGYLTDNGFIETSSPKVVATATEGGTSLFPITYFDREAFLNQSPQLFKQILMSGGLDRVFEIGPIFRAEEHDTRRHLNEATSIDIEASFCDHFDVMEVLENMVAYIYEQVIANASDSLAVLGVELQVPQVPFKRVTYDEAIEIVNSTTDEMLNWGDDLGTAAEHAIGEYVFKETGESHYFIIDWPTEIKPFYAMPYEDNPILSKGFDMMHRTMELSSGAQRIHIPELLIERIESQGLDPEGFEFYLKAFRYGMPPHAGWGIGCERLVMTMLGVENIRDVVLFPRDRRRLSP
- a CDS encoding magnesium transporter gives rise to the protein MAYDTSDEDEEYEIEVVEEYIGDYGSVRSIVREALPFELMATIGGVISGLILSGMSNELSLIPGLIVITPAVLGMRGNISCTLGSRLGSAIHMGLITKIDRNPELINNVAGSLLLSTIMSAILGIAGHFITIALGMQSAGAITLTLIAVLAGVSSGLLLSVVAVLLALGMFRFGFDPDNVVTPAIATIGDIVSMIMIFLAAKVVLMI
- a CDS encoding pyridoxamine 5'-phosphate oxidase family protein, coding for MKRPEKQIMDEDMFQTILSESIVCRIGMCQDNVPYVVPMNFAYHDNALYLHAAREGKKLDMMAENPFVCFEMEYKTEVSPAPTSCGWSMKYYSIIGWGNASMVTDPEDKIKALNLLMDKYAGETNESYPDQVLNKVAIIKVEITEMTGKFSGYPKPSTCGSEND
- a CDS encoding DUF5996 family protein — its product is MSNANQEEQFPALPIEEWEDTMNTFHLFSQIIGKIRLGLYPKRNHWWHITLYVSTRGITTGPIPYEDMIFEIEFDLIDHVLIINTSKDSERIIPLMGLSVSQFYNKVFSALSELGITVKIRAVPYDTPFSTEPFETDDQHSSYDEKYMNTYWRILVQISSIFQTYRGTFRGKCSPVQYFWHHKDLSLIFYSGRTAPLWEGANMVNREAYSHELIAFGFWAGDENVREPAFYASVYPEPEGLTDEPLSPEKAFWSPEGGGMALLMYNDVRRSSDPKQAILDFMDSVYQAGAKRGNWDVNSLEFKI
- a CDS encoding putative quinol monooxygenase, which produces MTIKVVAKHYVKPEKVEDYIDLSKELVKETLKEEGCIEYGLYQDSENPLILTMIEEWEDNKCLEKHFNSEHFKKIVPLMADLCENETEINVYNKIE
- a CDS encoding magnesium transporter, with product MTYYTVKGIVGRGFPILLVTSIIGIFSGQVLNIEIDKLVSMPIILVLIPALIKIGGDTGSMLGARLSSSFHMGLGSHLHRNPVVRNSVYAALIVGLTACVFVSITVWITGMLFDMRIAFLTLLTLCLLAGTFELLVVFSATIAIAFASHRFGVDPDDTVIPLIATLGDLIGVSGIFMAMHILNLI
- the rpiA gene encoding ribose-5-phosphate isomerase RpiA, which encodes MKERNPTGESPEKKAAGIAAADLVQDGMVVGLGTGSTTAYTIAELGRRVDEGLDILAVVTSYQSEMLAIQAGITLTSLAEHPNLDLAIDGADQIDKGLNVIKGGGAAHTREKVVSRSAERFVVVADESKYSEQLNHYVPLEVLPYAKEYVSQQVCRIGGKPELRLAARKDGPVITDNGNFVIDASLGVIENPVVIAAILSQLAGVVEHGIFTNVDEVYIGKKDGSVEIMA